The stretch of DNA CTTCATCTTCTTGGGCGTGCGCTGGTCGTAGCTGCGCGGCGTGGGCCCGTGCACGATGCCACCGCCGGTGAAGTGCGGCGCGCGGATCGAGCCGGCGCGGGCGCGACCCGTGCCCTTCTGGCGCCACGGCTTCTTGCCACCGCCGGACACCTCACCGCGCGACTTGACGTCGTGCGTGCCCTGACGGGCGGCGGCGAGCTGCGCGGTGACGACCTGGTGGATCAGGGGGATGTTCGTCTGCACGCCGAAGATGTCGACGGGCAGCGCGGCATCGATGGTCTTGACAGCCATGGATCAGGCTCCCTTCACGCCGGTGCTGGAGGCGGACTTGACCGCGGAGCGGACCACGACGAGTCCACCCTTCGGGCCGGGGACCGCACCCTTGACGAGGATGACGCCCTTGGCGACATCCACGGCGTGGACGGTCAGGTTCTGGGTGGTGACGGTCTCGGCGCCCATGTGGCCGGCCATGCGCAGACCCTTGAAGACGCGCCCGGGCGTGGCGCACGCACCGATCGAGCCGGGCTTGCGGTGGTTGCGGTGCGCGCCGTGCGAGGCGGACACACCGGCGAACCCGTGACGCTTCATGACGCCGGCGAAGCCCTTGCCCTTGCTGGTGGCGGTCACGTCGACCTCGTCGCCGGCGGCGAAGATCTCCGGGGAGATCTCCTGGCCGAGCGTGTAGTCACCGATCGCCTCGGTGCGGATCTCGACGACGTGACGGCGCGGCGTGACGCCGGCCTTCGCGAAGTGGCCGGCCTGCGGCTTGGTGATCTTGCGGCCGTCGATCTCGCCGAAGCCGATCTGGACGGCGGTGTAGCCGTCGGTCTCGGCGGTGCGGATCTGCGTGACCACGTTCGTCTCGGCGGCGAGGACGGTGACGGGGACGATCTTGCCCTCGTCGTCCCAGACCTGCGTCATGCCGAGCTTGCGGCCGAGGAGGCCGCGCGCGTTGACGGTGGAGGAGGTGCTCATGGTGTTCTCGTCCTCCCTCAGAGCTTGATCTCGATGTCGACACCGGCCGGCAGGTCGAGACGCATGAGCGAGTCGACGGTCTTCGGCGTCGGGTCGATGATGTCGATGAGCCGCTTGTGCGTACGCATCTCGAAGTGCTCGCGGCTGTCCTTGTACTTGTGCGGCGACCGGATCACGCAGAACACGTTCTTCTCGGTCGGCAGGGGCACGGGGCCGGCCACGGAGGCTCCGGTGCGCGTGACCGTGTCGACGATCTTGCGCGCCGAGGTGTCGATCACCTCGTGGTCATAGGCCTTGAGCCGGATACGGATCTTCTGTCCCGCCATGCTCTGGTCGTCCTTACTCTTCGTCAGCTTGGTGTGCCCCTGGGGCTTGTTCTCCCTGGAGGGGATCGCTCCCCTCCGCCCCCCGAGGTCGGGCGTGTCGCGGTGGTGGCCACGAGCGTGCGCGAACCTTCTGGAGTTGGGTGGTTGGACTTCCGGTCGCGGGCCGCGGCCTCCAGGGAGTCCGCGTCACGTCGCTTCCAGCAGTCAGGCCGGACACCGTGCGGCGCGCTCGTCGATCCCGGCGTGAGTTCCGGGCGGGCGCGCCCCAGCGATCCGGCCGGAGCAACCGCACTAGTCTGACAGACTCCCCCGCCCCAGCACAAATCGCCCTCCCACAGTCGTCCGCGTCGCCCCGGTGCGGCGCCGCTCGCCGTCGCGGACCTGCCCGGGGAAGCGCGACCAGGCGGCTCGCCTCAGCCGTGTCCAGCGCGTGCACGTCCGGGCACCCGCTCACACACGAGATCGCGCGCCGGTCCGGTCGCCGTCGTCGCCCGCCGACGTCATGCGAGCGCGGGCTCGCCCAGCAGGTCGGCCACCACCTGCACCCCCGGTCCACGGAGCACCTCGTAGTGGTCGACCGGGATCCTGACACGCTGCGGCACGAGATCCAGGTCCAGTCGGTCGAGGAAGGACCACCCGTCACCTTCGGCGTCGATCACGCGGGCTCTCTCGACCACCGCGCGCAGGTGTCCCGCCTCGGCAGCGCGCAGGCCGAAGGTGGCCAACACCACGTCGACGATGCGAGCGGCGAGACCCCGGTCGAGCTCGGGACGCTGCTCGCGCAGGAGCCGCTCGAAGCCTGACCGATCACGCGTCGCAGCGACGAGGACAGGCGCCGGCAGCCGACCGAGGAACACGGACCAGAGGATGGTCCGGAAGTAGGGATCGGCGAAGTCGGCCTCGCCAGCGGGGTCGGGCGCGTCGGGCACCAGCGGCGACCCGGGCGCGAGCAGCACCAGCTCGACGTCGATGCCACGCTGCGCCAGGCTGCACGCGACGTCGGTGGCGACCCGCGCCCCGAAGGAGTAACCGATGAACGTCGGCGCACCTGCCGAGAGCAGTGGCTCGATCTCCGCCAGGTCCGACCTCACGAGCTCGTCGACGTCGTCCACCGGACGTTCGCCCTCGTTGAGGCCCCGCGTCTGGACGGCGACCACCGGGCGGCCACGCGCGACGAGCCGGGCCAGCGGTGCGAGGCTCGCGGGGTAGCCGCCGAGGCCTGGCCACAGCACGATCGCCGGACCAACGCCGTCGACGAGCCGGACGAGCCGGCTCGCACTCGCGGGAGCCGGGTCGCCCTCGGCCTTCGCCACCCGCGCCGCGAGCTGACGCACCGTGCCGTGCGTGAAGAGCACGTGTACCGGCAGCGCAGCGCCCAGGCGGTCGTTGACCAGGTGCACGAGGCGCACCGCGGCGAGGCTGTTCCCGCCGGCCGCGAAGAAGTCCAGCTCGACATCGAGGACGTCCTGCCCCAGGACCTGCGTCCAGCAGTCGGCGATCCGCTGTTCGATCGGGCCGACCGGCGGCCTGTGCTCGCCGCGCGGGACCGTCGTCTCGTCCTCCAGCGCCGCGAGCAGTGCCGCCCGGTCGACCTTGCCGGTCGCACCGATCGGCATGCTGGGCACCACCATCACCCTGCTCGGCACCATGTATCGCGGCAGCGCCGCAGCGAGGTCGTCGCGCAGGATCTCCTGTGGGCCGCTCATGTGCACGACGTCCTCACGCATGTCCTCGGCACGCTGCTGGTCCTCGCTGACCCGACCGGCGAGCGCGATGTAGGACAGCTTGTCGCCGTCCTCCGGAACCAGTGCCGTGAGACGTGCCGCCGCGGGAAGCTCTCGACCCGACAACGAGGAGTATCCCGAGGAGAGCAGGCCGATGCCGACGGAGTTGTCCTGCAACCGGTGCAGCGCCCGGCCGAGCGCACGCAGGCCGGAGAGGCCCGCTGCGCGCGGGCACCGCAGCGCGACGGCGAACGCCGAGGCAGCGTAGCTGCGCTGGTTGATGGCGACGACGTGACGACGCTCGACGAGCTCGTCCCCGATCGGCTCGAGCGACGCCCCACGCCGCGACTCCGAAGCCTCACCGTCCAGCCGGACGCGGTACAGGCCGGGCCGCAGTCCGACCACCTGCCCGTGCACCTGGACGAGAACCTCGACCCCCTCCGGTCCGACCCCAGGGTCGGGACGCTCCGCGACGGGGAGGGTGGGGGCCACGAGGTCGACGGTGGTCCAGCAGACATCGCCCTCGACCCCGACCTCCGGCGGCACGGCGTCGTCCACGATGAGGACCGCACGGCCGTGTGCTGCGGCGACGTCGTCGAGCAGTCCGAGGAGGTGACCGACCTCGAAGGCCAGCACCTCGTCGACGTTGACGGCGTAGACCGAGCGGATGGCGTCCCGCACTCCTCGAAGGTGCAGGCGCACTCGCGCGGCCGGGCGGCCTTGATGGATGTTCGACGGTGGCGCGCCATCGCCGACTCGATGCAGCGCGTGACGTCGCGGGTGGTAGTAGTGCACGCCGTCGTCGAGACCGTGCACCCCCGACACCTCGACGTACACCTGGGTGGCGTACAGCGCACCGGGCGAGGCGTAGGCGTACTTCGGGAGCAGTCGGTCCTCGCTGTCGAAGGCCCCGAACCAGCGCAGCAGGTCGGCGACGTCGGCGAGGTCGGCGAGCGCGCGCGGTCCGGTCAGCGACAGCCGCTCGCCCTGCAGCAGCCGGAGCACGTGGTCCGACGTCACCGTCCCGCCCTCGAACGTCCGGTACGACGTGCGCCGGAAGGCCAGCTCCCGCTGCTCGGGTCGCCCGTCCTGCCCTGGTAGCACAGTGCCGGACGCCGCGTGCAGGTCGTGACGGACGCCGGGATCGGCGAGCTGGGCGTGAACCTGCGTGTGGTCGTCCTTGGACAGGTGGTGCTGTCCGGTCGCACCCTGGTCCATCAAGGGCGCCTCGTCGCTGTCGAGGACCACGAACGCCGCGAGGGTGCTCGCGCCGGTGCGCGGATCGACCCACGGGAGCACCTCGGCGTCGGCCACCCAGTGGTGCGCCTCGATGGCGGTCTTGACCTCGAGGGTCTCGATGCGATGCCCGTTGACCTTGACCTGGTCGTCGGACCGGCCGTGGAACTCGAGAAGTCCCGCCGCGTCCCGACGCACCAGGTCACCCGTCCGGTAGACGCGCCGGAGTGCACCTTCGAGGACGACGGACGGGAAGCGTTCCTCGGTCAGCTCGTCGAGACCGACGTAGCCGGCAGCGAGCTGCACCCCTCCGATGCACAGCTCACCCAGCTCACCGGTCGCGCACGGGGTGTCGTCGTCGCCCAGGACCACCGTCCACGACCCTGGAACCGGTCGACCGATCGACACAATCCC from Aeromicrobium erythreum encodes:
- the rplC gene encoding 50S ribosomal protein L3 — its product is MSTSSTVNARGLLGRKLGMTQVWDDEGKIVPVTVLAAETNVVTQIRTAETDGYTAVQIGFGEIDGRKITKPQAGHFAKAGVTPRRHVVEIRTEAIGDYTLGQEISPEIFAAGDEVDVTATSKGKGFAGVMKRHGFAGVSASHGAHRNHRKPGSIGACATPGRVFKGLRMAGHMGAETVTTQNLTVHAVDVAKGVILVKGAVPGPKGGLVVVRSAVKSASSTGVKGA
- the rpsJ gene encoding 30S ribosomal protein S10; its protein translation is MAGQKIRIRLKAYDHEVIDTSARKIVDTVTRTGASVAGPVPLPTEKNVFCVIRSPHKYKDSREHFEMRTHKRLIDIIDPTPKTVDSLMRLDLPAGVDIEIKL
- a CDS encoding amino acid adenylation domain-containing protein, with the protein product MTSPLTAAIAAGPRHGHPSRPPTVVAMLAGVVRDRPDAPAVVDDEGVLTFEGLWRDAGILARRLLDAGVGRGDCVGLLLEPGRSLVVSVWAVLRAGAVYVPLAVDYPTPRLQLMARDSGLRLVLTAPGLRARAESILPACVGILIVEDRSSADVLTIETADGTGVEIGPDHRAYVIYTSGTTGRPKGVSIRHRGLVAQLGWLGSDHDLGPGARILFKTPTSFDAAQWELLAGATGATVVIAPQGAHRDVGELCTLVHRHQVTHLQCVPTVWSAMVAIPRFATCTSLTALFSGGEALTASLARELVQLHPSARLVNLYGPTETTINVTAHVVTPDDLDAGGIVSIGRPVPGSWTVVLGDDDTPCATGELGELCIGGVQLAAGYVGLDELTEERFPSVVLEGALRRVYRTGDLVRRDAAGLLEFHGRSDDQVKVNGHRIETLEVKTAIEAHHWVADAEVLPWVDPRTGASTLAAFVVLDSDEAPLMDQGATGQHHLSKDDHTQVHAQLADPGVRHDLHAASGTVLPGQDGRPEQRELAFRRTSYRTFEGGTVTSDHVLRLLQGERLSLTGPRALADLADVADLLRWFGAFDSEDRLLPKYAYASPGALYATQVYVEVSGVHGLDDGVHYYHPRRHALHRVGDGAPPSNIHQGRPAARVRLHLRGVRDAIRSVYAVNVDEVLAFEVGHLLGLLDDVAAAHGRAVLIVDDAVPPEVGVEGDVCWTTVDLVAPTLPVAERPDPGVGPEGVEVLVQVHGQVVGLRPGLYRVRLDGEASESRRGASLEPIGDELVERRHVVAINQRSYAASAFAVALRCPRAAGLSGLRALGRALHRLQDNSVGIGLLSSGYSSLSGRELPAAARLTALVPEDGDKLSYIALAGRVSEDQQRAEDMREDVVHMSGPQEILRDDLAAALPRYMVPSRVMVVPSMPIGATGKVDRAALLAALEDETTVPRGEHRPPVGPIEQRIADCWTQVLGQDVLDVELDFFAAGGNSLAAVRLVHLVNDRLGAALPVHVLFTHGTVRQLAARVAKAEGDPAPASASRLVRLVDGVGPAIVLWPGLGGYPASLAPLARLVARGRPVVAVQTRGLNEGERPVDDVDELVRSDLAEIEPLLSAGAPTFIGYSFGARVATDVACSLAQRGIDVELVLLAPGSPLVPDAPDPAGEADFADPYFRTILWSVFLGRLPAPVLVAATRDRSGFERLLREQRPELDRGLAARIVDVVLATFGLRAAEAGHLRAVVERARVIDAEGDGWSFLDRLDLDLVPQRVRIPVDHYEVLRGPGVQVVADLLGEPALA